AGACGAGCAGCGGTCCCGCGCCCTGCGGCACGCCCTGGCCGCCACCTCGCGCGACGCCGCCGAGCTGCGCGCGCTGCCCACCGACGACGACCCGCGGCTGCACTGGGCCGCGGTGGCCCGGTTGGCCGCGCTGGGCGAGCTCACCGCCGACGAGATCGAGGCCGAGCGCCGGCGCGACGGCACCGACGAGGGCGATCTCGGCGCCGCGACGGCTCTGGCCGCCCGGCCCACCGCCGAGGCCAAGGCCGAGGCCTGGGCCGCCATGAGCGAGGACCGCGACGTCTCCAACCGCCGCTTCACGGCGCTGGCCCACGGGCTGTGGTCGCCCGAGCACCCCGACCTGGTCGCGCCGCACGTGGCGGCGTACGTCGACGCCGGGCCCCGGCTGGCCCGGCGCGGGACCGCCTTCGCCCAGGAGGTGGGCCGGGCCTTCCCTGCCCTGCACCTCACCGACGACCAGCTCGGCCTGGTCCGTGCGGCGCTCGCGGGCGACGTGCCGGCGGTGCTGCGGCGGGAGTGGGAGGACGCTGTGGATGACCGTCGCTAGGCCGGTCCTCGCCGTGGCCCTGTGCGCCTGCACCAGCCAGCAGCCGTCCACCACTCCGGCCCCTTCGGCCTCCCCCGCCTCGCTCGGCGCCAGGGATACCCGGGTACCCGGGTATCCCGACCAGACGGCCACCAGCTCTCCACAACCCCCGCCGGCGCCCGGCACCACACCCCCGCCCTGGCTCGGCACCCGCCCCCTGCCACGCCGCCCCGACGGGTACGGCGAGGTCCGGCCCACGCCGCGGGCCCTGGACCCCCGGCGCTTCACCGTGCCCGACACCCTCGCACCTCTGCCCGGCGACGGCTTCGCCGCGCGCGTCGAGCGGGCCCCGGCCGACGTGCTGGCCCGGTCGACGTGGGAGCCGGGCTGTCCGGTAGCGGCGGCGGACCTGAGCTGGGTGCGCCTGAGCTTCTGGGGCTTCGACGACCAGCGCCACACCGGCGAGCTGCTGGTCCACGCGTCCGTGGCTGACGACCTGGTCGGGGTGTTCCGCACGCTCTACCGCGACCGCTTCCCGCTCGAGGAGCTGCGCATCACCCCCCGCGCCGAGCTGGACGCCGAGCCGACCGGCGACGGCAACGACACGGGTGCGTTCGTGTGCCGGCCGAGCACCGGCTCGACCACGACGTTCAGCCAGCACGCCTACGGCCTGGCGATCGACGTCAACCCGTTCCAGAACCCCTACCTCAAGGGGGACCTGGTGCTGCCCGAGCTGGCGTCGGCGTACCTCGAGCGCGACCGGCAGCGCCCGGGCATGCTCACCGACGCGGTCGTCGCGGCGTTCGCCCGGATCGGCTGGGAGTGGGGTGGGGACTGGCAGTCGCTCAAGGACTACCAGCACTTCAGCCAGAACGGTCGCTGAGCAGCGCCTCGAGCTCCGGGTGCCCGCCGTGGGCGGCCCACTGCGCCGGGGTGCCGCCGAAGCGGTGGTCGACGACGGTCGGGTCCGCGCCCAGGGACAGCAGCAGCTCGACCATGGCCCGGTCGCCGTTCATGGCCGCGGCGTGCAGCCCGGTCTCCCACTCCTCGTCCGACGGCACGTCGGTGCGCGCGCGCCGGTCGACGTCCCAGCCGAGGGCCACCGCGCGGCGGACCGCGTCGGGGTTGCCGGCGGCCGCGGCCCACGCGACCAGGCCGGGGCGGGCGGCGATGGCGGCGGGCACCTGGGCCGGGTCGACGGGGTCGCCGGCCAGCACCGCGGCGACCACAGACGTCGGCGCGGGCCGCGCCCCGAGCTCGCGCAGCAGCGCCGCGGTCCCGGCGTGGCCGGCCTCGGCGGCGGCGGTCACGGCCGGCTGGCGGGGTACGCCGTAGCCGCCGCCCACCTCGGTGTCCGGGTCGACGCCGTGCGCCACGAGCAGCCGCACGCGGTCGTCGAAGCCGTGCAGCACCGCCCAGCCGAGCTGGTCGCGGAGCAGCTCGGGGTCGTCGAGTCCGTACTCCAGCAGCAGCTCGAGGTGGCTGTCGTCGGGGGTGAACATCCGGTTGTACAGGGCCTGCCCGTCGTTCGGGTCCGCACCTTCGTCGAGGAGCACCCGCGCCAGGGCGTCGGCCTGCGGGTGGGGCGGCTGGCTCTGCTCGCCGCCGCCGAAGGCGCCGGTGAGCGCGGTGAACGGCGGCTCGAGCCCGTGCCACCAGTAGCGGGCGTCGACGTCGGCCCCGGCCTCCCGCAGCGCCAGGACCGCGTCGCGGACCGCGTCGGCGCTCACGTGCGGGTCGTGCCGGGCGAAGGCCAGGTAGAGCAGCGGCGGCCAGCCGAAGGGCCCGCCCTCGCGGGAGGCGAGCTTCCGGTTCCCCGCGAGGAGCCGACGCAGCGCGGCGGCGTTGCAGCGGGCCGCGGCGCCCCAGACGTCCTCGGTCGCGACCGCCAGCGCCGCGGCGCGGGCCCAGCGGGCGGGGTCGTCGGCGCCGTAGGTCAGGCAGGCGAGCCGCAGGAACTCCGCGGCCGGGTCGGCCTGCTCGGGCACCTCGTCGGGGCGGCTCGTCCCGCGCAGCCGCTCGACGTGGGCGACGAGTTTGGGCCAGCTGGGGAAGCCGTGCTCACGGGCGAGGTGCAGCTGGGCGGTCATGAGCGACCAGCCCGGGTTCGCGCGGCGCACGTCCTTGGCCCGCTTGCGCAGCCAGCGGGCGTCCGGCCGCTCGGGGAGGGGTGTGGTCACGAGGACCTCCTTCGCGGCCCGGCGGTCCGCGGCGCCAGGCGAAGGAGGTGGGTGTGAGGATCAGCGATGGTGCTCAGGTGGGCTCTGCCCTGCCCGCGGACCGGAGGCGCCCTGGTGCGCCGGGCCCAGCCTACGAGGGCTCAGGCGTGCCCGTCGAACATGCTGGTGACCGAGCCGTCCTCGAAGACCTCGCGGATGGCGCGCGCGACGAGCGGGGCGATGGAGAGCTGGGTCAGCTTGTCGAACTCGCGCTCGGGCGTCAGCGGCAGCGTGTTGGTGACCACGACCTCCTCGACCGGGCAGTTCTTGAGCCGGTCGACGGCGGGGTCGGACAGGATCGCGTGGGTCGCGGCGATGACCACGCCCGCGGCGCCCTCGGCCATGAGTGCCTCGGCGGCCTTGGTGATGGTGCCGCCGGTGTCGATCATGTCGTCGACCAGCACGCAGAGCCGGCCGCTGACCGCGCCGACGACGCGGTTCGCCACGGTCTCGTTGGGCCGGTCGATGTTGCGGGTCTTGTGGATGAAGGCCAGGGGTACGCCGCCCAGCCGGCTCGACCAGCGCTCGGCCACCTTGATCCGGCCGGCGTCGGGCGAGACGACGGCGAGCGACTGGTCGCCGTACTTCTCCTTGACGTGGTCGGCCAGGATCGGCAGCGCCATGAGGTGGTCCACGGGGCCGTCGAAGAAGCCCTGGATCTGGTCGGCGTGCAGGTCGACGGTGATCAGCCGGTCCGCGCCCGCGGTCTTGAACAGGTCGGCCATGAGCCGGGCCGAGATGGGCTCGCGGCCGCGGTGCTTCTTGTCCTGGCGCGCGTAGCCGTAGAACGGCATGACCACCGTGATCCGCTTGGCCGAGGCGCGCTTGAGCGCGTCGACCATGATCAGGTGCTCCATGATCCACTCGTTGATCGGCGCGGTGTGGCTCTGGATCACGAAGGCGTCGCAGCCGCGCACCGACTCCTCGTAGCGCACGTAGATCTCGGAGTTGGCGAACTCGTAGGCCGACTGCGGGACCAGGTCGGTGCCGAGCAGCGCGGCGACCTCGTCGGCGAGCTGGGGGTGCGCCCGGCCGCTGAAGACCATGAGGTTCTTCTCGGTGGTCCTCTTCATCCCTGTCACGAACGTGTCTCCCGGGGCTCGGAGGGGGCGGCTAGTCCGATTCTTCCACGGCCCCGAGCGCGGCCGCCGCGGCGTCCGCCTGCTCGGTCCCGGCCCGCTTCTGCAGGGCCCACTCCTCGAGGTTGCGCTGGGGGCCGCTGCTGACGGCCAGCGCGCCCGGCGGCACGTCGCGGCGGATCACCGAGCCGCCCGCCGTACCCGCGCCGTCGCCGATCTCCACCGGCGCCACGAAGGTGTTGTTGGAGCCGGTGCGGGCGTGCCGGCCGACCTTGGTGCGGTGCTTGGCGACCCCGTCGTAGTTGGCGAAGATCGTGCCCGCCCCGATGTTGGTGCCCTCGCCGATCTCGGCGTCGCCGACGTAGGACAGGTGCGGGACCTTGGCGCCCTCGCCGATCTGGGCGTTCTTGGTCTCCACGAATGCGCCGATCTTGCCGCGCACGCCGAGCTGGGTCCCGGGGCGCAGGTAGGAGAACGGGCCGACCGTCGCCTCCGCCCCGATCACGGCGAGCTCGCCGTGGGCGCGCACGACCCGGGCGCCGCGGCCGATCTCGCAGTCCTTGAGCGTGCTGTCCGGCCCCACCACCGCGTCCTCGGCCACGACCGTCGCGCCGAGCAACTGGACGCCGGGCAGCAGCGTCACGTCCGGCTCGAGCACCACGTCGGCGTCGATCCACGTGGTCGCCGGGTCCATCACCGTCACGCCCTCGCGCATCCAGCGGCTCACGATCCGGTCGTTCATCACCCGGCCGGTCCGCGCCAGCTGCTCGCGGTCGTTGACGCCCTCGGTCTGCTCGACGTCATCGATGGTGTGCGCCCCGACGTGCAGACCCGCCGCCCGCGCGAGCTGGACGGTGTCGGTGAGGTAGTACTCGCCCTTGGCGTTGTCGTTGGACAGCCGCGGCAGGGCGTCGAGCAGGAACGCCGCGTCGAAGGCCAGGATCCCCGAGTTGATCTCGCGGATCGCCCGCTGCTCCTCGGTCGCGTCCTTCTCCTCGACGATGCCCTCGACCTCGCCGTCGTCGCCCCGCAGCACGCGCCCGTAGCCGGTCGGCCGCTCCACCAGCCCGCTCAGGATGCTCACCGCCCGCTGCGCCGCCTCGTGCTCCTCGGCGAACCGGCGCAGGCTCTCGCTCTCCAGCAGCGGGGTGTCGCCGTACGCCACCAGGACGGTGCCGCTCAGCGCCTCCTGCGCCACCGCCTCGACCGCGACCCGCACCGCGTGCCCCGTCCCGCGCTGCTCCTCCTGGACCGCCAGCACCGCGTCCGGCACCAGCGCCTGGATGTGCGGGCCCACCTGCTCGCGCTGGTGGCCCACCACCGCCACGATCCGCCGCGGGCCGACCCCCTGCACCGCCGCCAGCACGTGCCCGACCATGCTCCGCCCGGCCACCGGGTGCAGGACCTTCATCGTCTTGGACTTCATGCGAGTGCCACCGCCGGCGGCCAGGACGATCACGGTCAGGTCACCAGCGGGCACCCCGGCACTCTACGGCGACCTCCGGCCGCCCACGAGTGCCTCGTGGCCGGGCCGGTGCTGCTGCGCTGGCGCAGACCTGTTCGCCTGAACAGTTGAAGAGTTCTTCATCTCCTGGCTAGAGTGCCGCTCGTCATCGGGTCGAGGGGGGCAGCGCGTGTTGATGCGCATCCTGGTCGCGTCCGCGTGGGTCACGTCCGCGGTCTGCCTGCTCATCCTCTGCGCGGCCGCCGGTCAGCGCTGAGCCGCCTCACGGGGGCGGTGCGAGCGTGCGCGGCAGGCCGAACCACGAGAGCACGCCCGTCTCGAAGCGCGTCAGGCGGCTGACCGCTGCGCCCTCCAAGCCGAGGACGAGGAAGCCGCTGGCGTGGGCCGAGCCGTCCGCACCGCGGAGGTACATCCCGAACGCCGGCTGCCCGTTGGCGCGGGTCGGCACCATCCGGTAGCGGCGGCCCGCCGCGAAGAAGAGCGCGAGGAACTCCCCGCACAGGTCGCGCCCCTCGTACTCCAGCGGCATCGGCGGCATCGTCACGAACACGTCGTCGGTCAGCATGGCCACGAGGGCGTCGACGTCACCGGCCTCATAGGCCCGCGCGAACCTCGCGGTGACCGCCTCCTCGGCGGCGGAGCCGGGCTCTGGGGCGACGTCGCGCGAGGCCGACCGCATCCCGGCACGAGCGCGCTTGAGCGCGCTGGTGACCGACTCGACGCTGGTCGCGAGCATGGCCGCCACCTCCGCCGCCGGGAATCCCAGCACGTCGCGCAGCACGAGCACGGCCACCTGGCGCGGAGGGAGCCGCTGGAGGGCGGTGACGAAGGCCAGCGAAACCGACTCGCGGGCCTCGTGCAGCACGTCGGGAGCGGCGGCGGTCAGGCTGTCGGTGACCCACGGCGGCAGGGGCTCGAGCCACACCACCTCGTCGGACCGGGACGGCGAGGGCGGCTGCAGTCCGGGCACGTCCCACTCCTTCGCGCGGCGACGCTGGGTCGCCCGGCGCACGTTCAGGCACCGGTTGGTCGTCACCTGGTAGAGCCAGGTGCGCAGCGACGCCCGCTGCTGGAAGCCGCCCAGCCCGCTCCACGCCGACAGCAGCGACTCCTGCAGGGCGTCCTCGGCGTCCTGGAACGAGCCGAGCATCCGGTAGCAGTGCGCCAGGAGCTCGGTGCGGTACGGCGCCACGAGCGCGTCGAACGCCGCGCCGTCGCCGGCCCGCGCACGGGCGAGGAGCTGCTCAGGGTCGGCTGCTGGGGGCAGGTCAGAGGTGTCCATCACCTCTACAGACCCCGCCGGGTCGGCGAACTGGGCGGTCCGCGCCCGCCCAGTTCGACCCGGTGCTCGGTGTCTACCCCTCCGAGACCACCACCGGGCCCGATATCGGGACCACGAGCGAGGAGCACGAGACATGGGACGCATCGTCGTCAGCACCAACATGACCCTGGACGGAGTGACCGACGACCCGGCCGGGGACGAGGGCCGACCGGGCGGAGGCTGGTTCCTCCGGGTCACCGAGGAGGACCGCGCGGCCTGGGCCGCCACCGTCCACGCCGAGGCCACCGAGATGGCGGCCTACCTCATCGGGGGCCGCACCTACGAGTGGTTCGCCCGGCGCTGGGTCGGACGCGACGGCGAGCAGGCCGCCAGGTTCAACGCCACGCCCAAGTACGTCGTGCGGACCACGCCCGGGCGCACCGACTGGGGGCCGACCACCGAGCTGTCCGGCGACGTGCTCGCCCGGGTGGCCGAGCTGAAGGCGTCGGTGGACGGCGACATCGCGCTCTACGCGAGCTACCGGCTGGTGACGGCCCTCCTCGCGGCCGGCCTCGTCGACGAGGTCCGGCTCATCGTGTTCCCGGCGCTGGCCGGGGGCGGTGGGCGGCTCGTCACCGACCTGGCCGCGGGGTCGGACCTGCGCCTGCTGGGCTCCGAACGGATCGGCCAGGAGCTCGTGCGGCTGCGCTACCGGGTCGCGGCGGTGCCGGCGTGAGCGGGCCGAGCCCCGCGGCCGGGGGCGGCCGTGGCGGGGTCCTGGCCCTGGCCTGTCTCGCGCAGTTCATGGTCATCCTCGACGTGGCCATCGTGAACGTCGCGCTGCCCTCGATCCAGGCCGACCTGGCCGTCGACCAGGGCACCCTCGCCTGGGTCGTGATCGCCTACGGCCTACCGCTCGGCGGCTGCCTGCTGCTCGGCGGCCGGCTCGCGGACCTGCTCGGCCGGCGGGCCGTCCTGCTCACCGGACTGCTCGCCTTCACCGGCGCCTCGGCCCTGGCCGGCGCGGTCGACACCGTCGGGCTCCTCATCGCGGCCCGGGCGCTGCAGGGTCTCGGCGCCGCGCTCATCCCGCCGGCGGCGCTGGCCACGATCGCGGTCACCTTCGAGGCGGGACCGGCCCGCAACCGGGCGTTCGGACTGTTCGGCGCCGTCACCGGCATCTCGGCGTCGGTCGGCGTGCTGGCGAGCGGGCTGCTGTCCGACGGGCTGGGCTGGCGGGCGGTGTTCCTCATCAACGTGCCGGTCGGGCTCGTCCTCATCGCCATGACGAGCCGGCTGCTGGCCCGCCAGGGGCGCCGTCGGAGCAGCGCGGACCTCGACCTGCTCGGGGCCGCGACCGTGACCGGTGCGCTGCTGCTCCTGGTGCTGGGGCTGTCGCGGGGCGCCGAGGTCGGCTGGTCCTCCGGACCGTCCCTCGCCTCCCTGTCGGCCGCGGTGGTGCTCCTGGGCTGCTTCGTCGTCGTCGAGGCCCGGTCGCAGGCACCCCTGGTGCCGGCCGCGCTCAGGCGCAACCGCTCGCTGGTCACCGCCAGCACCGCCGCGCTCTTCGCGTTCGCCGCGCTGTTCGCCTTCATCTTCCTGGGCTCGCTGCTCATGCAGGAGGTGTTCGCCTACACCCCCACTCGCACCGGCCTCGGGTGGCTGGCCACCACGCTCGTCTCGTTCGTCGCCGCCGCGCTCACCGGCGCGCGCCTGGTGCAGGTCCTCGGAGTCGCCCGGCTGCTGGTGGCCGGCCAGCTCCTCCTCGCCGCCGCGGCGTACCTCCTCACCCGGGTGCCGTCCGACGGGGCGTACGCGTCCGACCTGCTCCCCGCCCTCCTGCTGGCGGGCGTCGGGGGCGGCCTCGCCGCGCCGGCAGCGCAGATCGGCGCGCTCTCGCAGGTGGCCGAGGCGTCGACGGGGGTGGCCTCGGGCGTGCTCGAGACGGTGCGCGAGATCGGTGGCGTCCTCGGCGTCGCCGCGGTGTCGTCGGTGTTGGCCTCAGCGGCGGGCCCGGCCGTCGACCGCTTCCACGCGGCGTACTGGTGCGTCGTGGTCTGCGGATCGGTCGGTGCCGCAGTGGCCGCGACGTCCTACCCCCGCGCGCTGCCCGCGCCGACGCTGCCTCTGGGCACGGCCGGCGGGTGAGGCTGCGCGGCGGTCCCGTCCCGGGTCAGGGCAGGACCGCGACGGCCTCGACCTCGACGAGCTGGCCCTCGAAGCCCAGTGCCGCGACCCCGAGCAGCGTGCTCGGGGCGTCGTGCTCCCCGAACCGCTCGCGCACCACGTGCCAGGCCGACACCAGGTCCTCGCGGTCCGCGCTGGCGACGTACACCGTCGACTTCACGACGTCGCTCAACCCGCACCCGGCCGCGGTCAGCGCCTCGACCAGGTTGTCCATGACCAGGGCGGCCTGCGCCGCCACGTCGCCGACGTGGGCGACCTCGCCACCGG
This genomic window from Nocardioides anomalus contains:
- a CDS encoding RidA family protein, which gives rise to MPVELVRAAALTDEVPYAYGAIARGLLFTAGACPLDAGGEVAHVGDVAAQAALVMDNLVEALTAAGCGLSDVVKSTVYVASADREDLVSAWHVVRERFGEHDAPSTLLGVAALGFEGQLVEVEAVAVLP
- a CDS encoding ankyrin repeat domain-containing protein, encoding MTTPLPERPDARWLRKRAKDVRRANPGWSLMTAQLHLAREHGFPSWPKLVAHVERLRGTSRPDEVPEQADPAAEFLRLACLTYGADDPARWARAAALAVATEDVWGAAARCNAAALRRLLAGNRKLASREGGPFGWPPLLYLAFARHDPHVSADAVRDAVLALREAGADVDARYWWHGLEPPFTALTGAFGGGEQSQPPHPQADALARVLLDEGADPNDGQALYNRMFTPDDSHLELLLEYGLDDPELLRDQLGWAVLHGFDDRVRLLVAHGVDPDTEVGGGYGVPRQPAVTAAAEAGHAGTAALLRELGARPAPTSVVAAVLAGDPVDPAQVPAAIAARPGLVAWAAAAGNPDAVRRAVALGWDVDRRARTDVPSDEEWETGLHAAAMNGDRAMVELLLSLGADPTVVDHRFGGTPAQWAAHGGHPELEALLSDRSG
- the glmU gene encoding bifunctional UDP-N-acetylglucosamine diphosphorylase/glucosamine-1-phosphate N-acetyltransferase GlmU, with the protein product MPAGDLTVIVLAAGGGTRMKSKTMKVLHPVAGRSMVGHVLAAVQGVGPRRIVAVVGHQREQVGPHIQALVPDAVLAVQEEQRGTGHAVRVAVEAVAQEALSGTVLVAYGDTPLLESESLRRFAEEHEAAQRAVSILSGLVERPTGYGRVLRGDDGEVEGIVEEKDATEEQRAIREINSGILAFDAAFLLDALPRLSNDNAKGEYYLTDTVQLARAAGLHVGAHTIDDVEQTEGVNDREQLARTGRVMNDRIVSRWMREGVTVMDPATTWIDADVVLEPDVTLLPGVQLLGATVVAEDAVVGPDSTLKDCEIGRGARVVRAHGELAVIGAEATVGPFSYLRPGTQLGVRGKIGAFVETKNAQIGEGAKVPHLSYVGDAEIGEGTNIGAGTIFANYDGVAKHRTKVGRHARTGSNNTFVAPVEIGDGAGTAGGSVIRRDVPPGALAVSSGPQRNLEEWALQKRAGTEQADAAAAALGAVEESD
- a CDS encoding ribose-phosphate diphosphokinase produces the protein MTGMKRTTEKNLMVFSGRAHPQLADEVAALLGTDLVPQSAYEFANSEIYVRYEESVRGCDAFVIQSHTAPINEWIMEHLIMVDALKRASAKRITVVMPFYGYARQDKKHRGREPISARLMADLFKTAGADRLITVDLHADQIQGFFDGPVDHLMALPILADHVKEKYGDQSLAVVSPDAGRIKVAERWSSRLGGVPLAFIHKTRNIDRPNETVANRVVGAVSGRLCVLVDDMIDTGGTITKAAEALMAEGAAGVVIAATHAILSDPAVDRLKNCPVEEVVVTNTLPLTPEREFDKLTQLSIAPLVARAIREVFEDGSVTSMFDGHA
- a CDS encoding RNA polymerase subunit sigma-70; this encodes MDTSDLPPAADPEQLLARARAGDGAAFDALVAPYRTELLAHCYRMLGSFQDAEDALQESLLSAWSGLGGFQQRASLRTWLYQVTTNRCLNVRRATQRRRAKEWDVPGLQPPSPSRSDEVVWLEPLPPWVTDSLTAAAPDVLHEARESVSLAFVTALQRLPPRQVAVLVLRDVLGFPAAEVAAMLATSVESVTSALKRARAGMRSASRDVAPEPGSAAEEAVTARFARAYEAGDVDALVAMLTDDVFVTMPPMPLEYEGRDLCGEFLALFFAAGRRYRMVPTRANGQPAFGMYLRGADGSAHASGFLVLGLEGAAVSRLTRFETGVLSWFGLPRTLAPPP
- a CDS encoding dihydrofolate reductase family protein — translated: MGRIVVSTNMTLDGVTDDPAGDEGRPGGGWFLRVTEEDRAAWAATVHAEATEMAAYLIGGRTYEWFARRWVGRDGEQAARFNATPKYVVRTTPGRTDWGPTTELSGDVLARVAELKASVDGDIALYASYRLVTALLAAGLVDEVRLIVFPALAGGGGRLVTDLAAGSDLRLLGSERIGQELVRLRYRVAAVPA
- a CDS encoding M15 family metallopeptidase, which produces MPDTLAPLPGDGFAARVERAPADVLARSTWEPGCPVAAADLSWVRLSFWGFDDQRHTGELLVHASVADDLVGVFRTLYRDRFPLEELRITPRAELDAEPTGDGNDTGAFVCRPSTGSTTTFSQHAYGLAIDVNPFQNPYLKGDLVLPELASAYLERDRQRPGMLTDAVVAAFARIGWEWGGDWQSLKDYQHFSQNGR
- a CDS encoding MFS transporter; the encoded protein is MSGPSPAAGGGRGGVLALACLAQFMVILDVAIVNVALPSIQADLAVDQGTLAWVVIAYGLPLGGCLLLGGRLADLLGRRAVLLTGLLAFTGASALAGAVDTVGLLIAARALQGLGAALIPPAALATIAVTFEAGPARNRAFGLFGAVTGISASVGVLASGLLSDGLGWRAVFLINVPVGLVLIAMTSRLLARQGRRRSSADLDLLGAATVTGALLLLVLGLSRGAEVGWSSGPSLASLSAAVVLLGCFVVVEARSQAPLVPAALRRNRSLVTASTAALFAFAALFAFIFLGSLLMQEVFAYTPTRTGLGWLATTLVSFVAAALTGARLVQVLGVARLLVAGQLLLAAAAYLLTRVPSDGAYASDLLPALLLAGVGGGLAAPAAQIGALSQVAEASTGVASGVLETVREIGGVLGVAAVSSVLASAAGPAVDRFHAAYWCVVVCGSVGAAVAATSYPRALPAPTLPLGTAGG